A portion of the Deltaproteobacteria bacterium CG2_30_66_27 genome contains these proteins:
- a CDS encoding NAD(P)H-dependent oxidoreductase subunit E: protein MSVVFSDTATAEFERLLTRYPDKEAVILPTLHLAQKEFGYVSDEAVVYVAGLLGVSPARIEGIATFYTMYDRKPVGKYHVQVCRNISCSLLGAEHLIEHVAMKLGVKPGGTTPDGKFTLSLAECLGSCGTAPVMQVNDDYYENLTEASIDAILDRLP from the coding sequence ATGAGCGTCGTCTTCTCCGACACGGCCACGGCGGAGTTCGAGCGGCTGCTCACCCGCTATCCCGACAAGGAGGCGGTGATCCTGCCGACCCTCCACCTGGCGCAGAAGGAGTTCGGGTACGTCTCCGACGAGGCGGTCGTCTACGTCGCGGGGCTCCTGGGAGTTTCCCCGGCGCGGATCGAGGGGATCGCCACCTTCTACACCATGTACGACCGGAAGCCCGTGGGGAAGTACCACGTGCAGGTCTGCCGGAACATCTCCTGCTCGCTGCTCGGGGCCGAGCACCTGATCGAGCACGTGGCGATGAAGCTCGGGGTGAAGCCGGGCGGGACGACGCCGGACGGGAAGTTCACCCTCTCGCTGGCGGAGTGCCTCGGTTCCTGCGGGACGGCGCCCGTGATGCAGGTGAACGACGACTACTACGAGAACCTGACGGAAGCGTCGATCGACGCGATTCTCGACCGATTGCCGTAA